Proteins encoded together in one Panthera uncia isolate 11264 chromosome A2, Puncia_PCG_1.0, whole genome shotgun sequence window:
- the MANF gene encoding mesencephalic astrocyte-derived neurotrophic factor, producing MPVIQFLNQGFSALPLSSGAGCPARLPALRTRDRVGRPRGRKSFRRRSRSLDPPPTVSFEKKKRTSRNLACSGQLSLPALGAPGRGGIFREDVGPRAGTTRDKSGAKLKPNPTPVLCASPRRPASVTAAAPTQDGGPDPFRRLRGRFLPAALVQSAADNCLGPRRGVWEGAGSARQWGTTARGRDPEAAPHGGRGSVRQRRRRRRRRRRRRRMWATQGLAVALALSVLPGGRALRPGDCEVCISYLGRFYQDLKDRDVTFSPSSVEKELIKFCREARGKENRLCYYIGATDDAATKIINEVSKPLAHHIPVEKVCEKLKKKDSQICELKYDKQIDLSTVDLKKLRVKELKKILDDWGETCKGCAEKSDYIRKINELMPKYAPKAAGSRTDL from the exons ATGCCTGTCATCCAGTTCCTGAATCAGGGATTTTCAGCACTACCTCTGAGCAGTGGGGCTGGCTGCCCAGCCAGGCTTCCAGCCCTGAGGACTCGTG ACCGGGTCGGCAGGCCTCGCGGGCGCAAGAGCTTCCGCAGACGTTCCCGAAGCCTGGATCCTCCGCCCACGGTATcgtttgaaaaaaagaaaagaacctccCGAAACCTGGCCTGCAGCGGTCAGCTCTCCCTGCCTGCCCTTGGggccccggggcggggagggATTTTTCGGGAAGACGTGGGTCCCAGAGCAGGGACTACTCGGGACAAGTCAGGCGCAAAGCTGAAGCCGAACCCCACACCAGTCCTCTGCGCCAGTCCGCGGCGCCCCGCCTCTGTCACAGCTGCTGCCCCTACTCAAGATGGCGGCCCGGATCCCTTCCGCCGCCTTCGCGGCCGCTTCCTGCCGGCCGCCCTGGTTCAATCAGCGGCCGACAACTGTCTAGGGCCAAGG CGCGGCGTGTGGGAGGGCGCGGGGTCCGCCCGCCAATGGGGAACTACGGCGCGCGGCCGGGACCCGGAGGCAGCTCCTCACGGCGGGCGCGGTTCAGtccggcagcggcggcggcggcggcggcggcggaggaggaggaggaggatgtgggCCACGCAGGGGCTGGCGGTGGCGCTGGCTCTGAGCGTGTTGCCGGGCGGCCGGGCTCTGCGGCCAGGCGACTGCGAAG TCTGTATCTCTTATCTGGGAAGATTTTATCAGGACCTCAAAGATCGAGATGTCACATTCTCACCATCCTCTGTTGAAAAAGAGCTTATAAAATTCTGCCGGGAagcaagaggcaaagagaatcgGTTG TGCTACTACATTGGGGCCACAGATGACGCTGCCACTAAGATCATCAACGAGGTGTCGAAGCCCCTGGCCCACCACATCCCTGTGGAGAAGGTCTGTGAGAAGCTCAAAAAGAAGGACAGCCAAATCTGTGAGCTAAAGTATG ACAAGCAGATTGACCTGAGCACAGTGGACCTGAAGAAGCTCCGGGTTAAAGAACTCAAGAAGATCCTGGACGACTGGGGGGAGACGTGCAAAGGCTGTGCAGAGAAGTCTGACTACATCCGGAAGATTAATGAACTGATGCCTAAATATGCCCCCAAGGCAGCCGGTTCACGGACTGATTTGTAG
- the RBM15B gene encoding putative RNA-binding protein 15B has protein sequence MKRQSERDSSPSGRGSSSSAKRPREREREAEAGGRRAAHKASGGAKHPVPTRARDKPRGGGGGHRDGRGAGDANHRASSGRSSGSGAGGGGRGGKASGDPGASGASPRASPLPPPPPPPGTEPAGPGSSAAAPEYKTLLISSLSPALPAEHLEDRLFHQFKRFGEISLRLSHTPELGRVAYVNFRHPQDAREARQHALARQLLLYDRPLKVEPVYLRGGGGGGGGSGGGGGSSRRSSSSSAAASTPPPGPPTPADPLGYLPLHSGYQYKQRSLSPVAAPPLREPRARHAAAAFALDAAAAAAVGLSRERALDYYGLYDDRGRPYGYPAVCEEDLMPEDDQRATRNLFIGNLDHSVSEVELRRAFEKYGIIEEVVIKRPARGQGGAYAFLKFQNLDMAHRAKVAMSGRVIGRNPIKIGYGKANPTTRLWVGGLGPNTSLAALAREFDRFGSIRTIDHVKGDSFAYIQYESLDAAQAACAKMRGFPLGGPDRRLRVDFAKAEETRYPQQYQPSPLPVHYELLPDGYTRHRNLDADLRVRDRTPPHLLYSDRDRTFLEGDWTSPSKSSDRRNSLEGYSRSVRSRSGERWGDGDRGLPKPWEERRKRRSLSSDRGRTTHSPYEERSRTKGGGQQVDRGSDRTPERSRKENHASDGTKESSSNSLSNSRHGAEERSHHHHHEAPDSSHGKKTRESERNHRTSEAEPKPLEEPKHETKKLKNLSEYAQTLQLGWNGLLVLKNSCFPTSMHILEGDQGVITGLLKDHTSGSKLTQLKIAQRLRLDQPKLDEVTRRIKQGSPNGYAVLLATQATPSGPGTEGMPTVEPGLQRRLLRNLVSYLKQKQAAGVISLPVGGSKGRDSTGMLYAFPPCDFSQQYLQSALRTLGKLEEEHMVIVIVRDTA, from the coding sequence ATGAAGAGGCAGAGCGAGCGAGACTCGAGCCCAAGCGGGCGCGGCTCGTCATCGTCGGCCAAACGGCCGCGGGAGCGCGAACGGGAGGCggaggcgggcgggcggcgggcaGCGCACAAGGCCTCGGGCGGCGCCAAGCATCCCGTTCCAACGCGGGCCCGCGACAAACCCCGCGGCGGCGGGGGTGGGCATCGCGACGGCCGCGGCGCCGGGGACGCGAATCACCGTGCGAGCAGCGGCCGCTCCTCGGGCTCGGGCGCCGGCGGCGGGGGACGCGGCGGCAAGGCCTCCGGGGACCCAGGCGCTTCAGGTGCTTCGCCCCGCGCGTCTCCGCTGCCGCCGCCTCCGCCACCGCCCGGGACCGAGCCCGCGGGTCCCGGCTCGTCGGCGGCCGCACCTGAGTACAAGACGCTGCTCATCAGCAGCCTGAGCCCTGCGCTGCCCGCCGAGCACCTCGAGGACCGGCTCTTCCATCAATTCAAGCGCTTCGGTGAGATCAGCCTGCGCCTGTCACACACGCCAGAGCTGGGCCGCGTGGCCTACGTGAACTTCCGGCACCCGCAGGACGCACGCGAGGCCCGCCAGCACGCCCTGGCCCGCCAGCTGCTGCTCTACGACCGGCCGCTCAAGGTGGAGCCCGTGTACctgcgcggcggcggcggcggtggcggcggcagTGGTGGCGGCGGTGGGAGCAGCCGgcgaagcagcagcagcagcgctGCCGCCTCCACGCCGCCCccaggtccccccacccccgcggaCCCGCTAGGCTACCTGCCACTGCACAGTGGCTACCAATATAAGCAGCGCTCGCTGTCCCCCGTAGCCGCCCCGCCGCTGCGGGAGCCCCGTGCTCGCCACGCCGCCGCAGCCTTTGCCCTGGATGCTGCCGCCGCTGCCGCAGTGGGACTATCCCGGGAGCGGGCCCTGGACTACTACGGGCTTTACGACGATCGCGGGCGTCCCTACGGCTACCCGGCCGTGTGCGAGGAGGACCTGATGCCTGAGGACGACCAGCGCGCCACGCGCAACCTCTTCATTGGGAACCTGGACCACAGCGTGTCTGAGGTGGAGTTGCGGCGGGCCTTCGAGAAGTACGGCATCATCGAGGAGGTGGTCATCAAGAGACCTGCCCGTGGCCAGGGCGGTGCGTATGCCTTCCTCAAGTTCCAGAACCTAGACATGGCCCACAGGGCTAAGGTGGCCATGTCAGGCCGGGTGATTGGCCGCAACCCCATTAAGATAGGCTATGGCAAGGCCAACCCCACCACTCGCCTCTGGGTGGGTGGCCTGGGACCTAACACCTCACTGGCTGCTCTGGCCCGGGAGTTTGATCGCTTTGGGAGCATTCGAACCATTGATCACGTCAAGGGAGATAGCTTTGCTTACATCCAGTATGAGAGCTTGGATGCAGCCCAGGCTGCCTGTGCAAAAATGAGGGGCTTTCCCTTGGGTGGTCCAGACCGAAGGCTGCGTGTGGATTTTGCCAAAGCAGAGGAGACTCGATATCCCCAGCAGTACCAGCCCTCACCCCTCCCCGTGCATTATGAGCTGCTGCCGGATGGATATACCCGGCACCGAAACCTGGATGCTGACCTGCGGGTGCGGGATAGGACCCCCCCACACCTCCTGTACTCAGACCGAGACCGGACCTTTTTGGAAGGGGACTGGACCAGCCCTAGTAAAAGCTCTGACCGGCGAAACAGCTTGGAGGGCTACAGCCGCTCGGTGCGCAGCCGGAGTGGGGAACGCTGGGGAGATGGGGACCGGGGCCTGCCCAAGCCCTGGGAGGAGAGGCGGAAGCGGAGGAGCCTTTCCAGTGACCGCGGGAGGACAACCCACTCCCCTTACGAGGAACGGAGCAGGACCAAGGGTGGTGGGCAGCAGGTGGACCGGGGCTCTGATCGCACTCCTGAGCGCAGCCGTAAGGAGAACCACGCCAGTGATGGGACCAAGGAGTCAAGCAGCAATTCTCTCAGCAACAGCAGACATGGGGCTGAGGAGAGgagtcaccaccaccaccatgaggCTCCAGACTCTTCCCACGGGAAGAAGACACGAGAGAGCGAGCGCAATCATCGGACCTCTGAGGCTGAGCCCAAGCCTCTGGAAGAGCCAAAACATGAGACCAAAAAGCTCAAGAATCTTTCTGAGTATGCCCAGACACTGCAGCTGGGTTGGAATGGGCTCCTAGTGTTGAAAAACAGTTGCTTCCCGACATCTATGCACATCCTAGAGGGGGACCAAGGGGTTATCACCGGCCTCCTCAAAGATCACACTTCTGGGAGCAAGCTGACCCAGTTGAAGATCGCCCAGCGCCTGCGACTGGACCAGCCCAAGCTCGATGAGGTCACACGGCGCATCAAGCAGGGGAGCCCCAATGGCTATGCAGTGCTtctagccacccaggcaacccccagCGGGCCTGGCACTGAGGGGATGCCCACGGTGGAGCCAGGCCTACAGAGGCGGCTTCTCAGGAACCTGGTCTCCTACTTGAAACAGAAGCAGGCCGCGGGGGTGATCAGCCTGCCGGTGGGTGGTTCCAAGGGCAGAGACAGCACAGGCATGCTCTATGCCTTCCCACCCTGTGACTTTTCACAGCAGTACCTCCAGTCAGCACTGAGGACATTGGGCAAGCTAGAAGAAGAACACATGGTGATAGTTATAGTAAGAGACACTGCCTAG